The region TACCTGTCTGCTGGGAGCTGAAGGTCACTTTGTACGACATCCACAGACTCAGAGCCATCAAGAAGGTCGCTATGAAGCCAAAAACCTGTGAAATGACACAGCTTACTTCATATTTACATCATATTTTATGGCATTATGTCATATTTACTCCAAATGCATTTCACACCAAAGCATTAAAACACATTTTAACCAAACATTAAATGGGTGTGAGTGATGGCTGCTATCTCAGAAGTGTGTTTCCTCCGCGGTCGGAGGAAATATTAGAGGCCATAGGAAAAAAGACTattaagaaaagaaataaaagagTTTTTGTCATTTATGCTTTCATTTGTCTCCAGGCTAAAACAAGCTTCGCAGATTCTCTCCAATCTGGAAACAAACCAACCGTTTGTTTGTATTTGGCATAACTCACATGTTCATTTCACAACCAACTCAGCTGACAGCGAGGCAGTTTAAGGCAAAAACAACTCTTGTCTTTACTTTTTCTGTCAAGTCACACCAAAAGCATACTGTAGATGACTGAGTAAATGTAAAGAATGGTTTGGTTCTGGTTACGGTGGTCAGATTGACTGTTATTAaccatacagacacacatgcactggGATCCTCACTTGGGACAGGGACTATATACATACTACCGACATAAGGCAGTCTGGACGGTTACTAGCCACGTACTTATACACATTCAAACTACGTAATAGTACAGCATCAGATACTTGGCAAAGTCAATGAAAAGCAGTTGGGGAAAAAAGCATTTTGATATGAATCATAAAAACTATGGAtttatacaatatatatatatatatatatatatatatatttatacatatgtAGGAAGTGCAGCTTCCTCTGTACAGAACAAAGCAAAGCAGCAAGTATGAAGGGTCATCTGCTTTAACAGTCTCATTTAGTGACCTAGAGCTGGAGGTCAGCCTCGtccctgcctctgtgtctctggtCATACTCGCTATCACAACTACCTCTATGCCTGGAAACTCATTTAGATGTGAAGGGATCACAAAACCTTGGCCAAAGGCAGAAAAAGAGGAGTGTGCAAGGGAGGAGGGTGCCCATCTGGACAGGCACCTCTCTTCAtgctctttttctttttatggGACTTAACTAGGACTGGGCGATATGACATATAAATAATATTGAGATATTTTTAGGCTATAATTGCGATACacgatatatatactatatatatatatatatatatatatatatatatatatatatatatatatatattgaaatcTCTTCTAAAACACTTAATAAATACTCAATTTGACCCTTTGATGCACACattcaaaccagtgattctgGTAGTCCCTGCCACATGTGTCAGTTTTAAAACATTCTTGTTTATATTCATTAGTGATTTCTATTGGAACAATTTTAAAATTGCATGCAAAAAGGAGGAAATCACAACCAAGTTAAAatggctgtagacaacttttcaacctcCCAGTGTttcaagtgtttttattgtttgcgccgCTGTTGCAAAAaccagatctatctatctatctatctgtctgtctgtctgtctgtctgtctgtctatctatctatctatctatctatctagctagctagctagctagctagctagctagctgtctgtctgtctgtctgtctgtctgtctgtctgtctgtctaatgaGTGGTTTATTGTTAACAGTGAGTTGTGAGTAAGTTTAGTTGACAGGTCAGGTTATCAAGGGTCACTGGTGAACGGGTTCAGAACTCACCGAGCCGGCCACCAGCTCTGACAACCCACTGCTCTTCACAGCCACCACGATGGAGGCGATGAAGACGAGGATGGTGCCAACGGCATAGTGCAGAAACtcctgcaggaggaggaggaggaggaggattgaAGGGTTCAATATAAAAGAATGAGATGAATGCTGTATCACAGGCTTTAATCAAACTGCCTGCTGTAAAACCTTATCTGGGTTTGACTTCCCTCAGCTCAGTACTGAGCCAATCAAACATGCTTGTGTCAGTACATGAATTAAGAAGATGAAGATAAGATGAAGAGGGTATTTTTAAAGAGTGGTTCTGAAACATTCTTCTGTCAGTTTCAAGAGGGCTTCGGTACTTAAAAACCACAAGGTCTGAGGGTAAATAGAAAAGTCTTAAATGTTTTGTAATCTTTTCTTGATGAGTTTTGGGTTTTACCAATCCAAGAAAGATGTGCTGAGTACAAAAATATCTCTACCCTGCTTTACATTAGTCTTACAATGTCTAActaggagctgaccagtacaaccacagtcttctactgtggggatactgggagctgaccagtacagtttGTTGTCTTACAGTGAGGACCCAGTTGATGCAGGGGATTTTGCCCTGAAGTCTGAAGATGTACaagaggaagaagatgaggaAGGCTATAAGGAACCACAGCGTGACCACCTCAAAATAACAAAAGGCCGACCAGGCAGTCCAAGCCCGTGCAAGGTGAACACAGAGGAAGGCGATCAGCAGGGCCAcctgggaacacacacacagagccaagaGTTCAATATTATTGCACTTTATAGGACTTCTGTTTAGCTTGTATCTGGATGCTATAGTTGTCTATGTGGTGAACTGTCAAAGTGCGGGTGCCGCTGCAACATCC is a window of Lampris incognitus isolate fLamInc1 chromosome 9, fLamInc1.hap2, whole genome shotgun sequence DNA encoding:
- the cmtm7 gene encoding CKLF-like MARVEL transmembrane domain-containing protein 7, with amino-acid sequence MSHTVVTTSTTTTTSRSGTAGCLNLGYSLSTPGILKIAQMVALLIAFLCVHLARAWTAWSAFCYFEVVTLWFLIAFLIFFLLYIFRLQGKIPCINWVLTEFLHYAVGTILVFIASIVVAVKSSGLSELVAGSVFGFIATFLMALSLWMSYKVTFSSQQTGAAV